One Aquarana catesbeiana isolate 2022-GZ linkage group LG11, ASM4218655v1, whole genome shotgun sequence genomic window carries:
- the LOC141113013 gene encoding uncharacterized protein, producing MFEINSLDNFSSASPPLDEDFLAFSSGAHKTGFSSLRYKTELCNSYSENGFCAYQNRCQFAHGLSDLRPPFQHPKYKTELCRSFHLLGVCSYGPRCLFIHSHSERREVPETIRLRQRRPSPFHSKKVCRLWHSLAGCPYGSRCLFQHPREMRDACRHYAALGVCPYGVHCLFRHTPPLDRWGTGNNAGSGSISPSESDSDTCNDLFSDSTANNAFKFSTLLLPLALRLQILGEEDNKSAMQQIVTEDNSQDLHVLLDC from the coding sequence ATGTTTGAAATCAACAGTCTGGATAACTTCTCTTCAGCAAGCCCTCCTTTGGATGAAGACTTCTTGGCCTTCTCCAGTGGTGCACACAAAACCGGATTCTCTTCGTTGCGTTATAAAACTGAACTGTGCAATAGCTATTCAGAAAATGGATTCTGTGCCTACCAAAACCGTTGCCAATTTGCCCATGGTCTAAGTGACCTTCGCCCACCATTCCAGCATCCAAAATACAAGACTGAATTGTGCCGTTCCTTCCATCTCCTTGGAGTCTGCAGCTATGGCCCACGCTGCCTGTTTATCCATAGCCACAGTGAGCGGAGGGAAGTGCCAGAAACCATTCGCCTTCGACAACGGCGCCCATCTCCCTTCCACAGCAAGAAGGTATGCCGCCTTTGGCATTCACTTGCAGGCTGCCCTTATGGGTCCAGATGCCTCTTTCAGCACCCTCGGGAGATGCGGGATGCTTGTCGGCACTATGCTGCACTAGGTGTTTGTCCTTATGGTGTTCACTGCCTCTTTAGGCACACACCACCTCTAGACCGCTGGGGAACGGGAAACAATGCTGGAAGTGGATCCATTTCACCCTCCGAATCAGACAGTGATACCTGCAACGACCTTTTCAGTGACTCCACTGCTAATAATGCTTTTAAATTTTCTACCCTTCTTTTACCGCTTGCACTGCGCCTACAGATCCTGGGAGAAGAGGACAACAAATCTGCCATGCAGCAGATTGTCACAGAGGATAATTCGCAGGATCTGCATGTTCTACTTGACTGCTAA